The following proteins are co-located in the Rheinheimera salexigens genome:
- a CDS encoding class I SAM-dependent methyltransferase, translating to MSNVKTLPSWRALTQHGVMPQANHDEVARLNVLTHLNLHLSSRVIPGLRQVYDKHVHPAFVKEHGREPETRHEVRKVMMEDGYCQLWSALRRNTMEMRHQTGRAMVLRQADALSKKVEQLNKGCDTLQLDSTIEVPVNISQVDIHCQPGCYYQEYFDQDVTVAASYDVGLFVTTAGLLGGLSDGGGQAIANWLKSEHPNFKPKRILDLGCTVGHNAVPLAQAFPDAEVIAIDVATPCLRYAHARAKSLGVDNISFVQANVESLPQYADESFDLITSAMFWHEASHKMLPKALKTVQRLLKPEGLTIHLEQPQYHGKSVFEQFMRDWDTYYNNEPYWGPMHDLDLAEQLDKAGFDGSAMFEIGVVAKVDEKIFGKSAAGDSGEDFGRAPVWNAFGLWKK from the coding sequence ATGAGTAATGTAAAGACACTGCCTTCATGGCGAGCGCTCACCCAACATGGCGTCATGCCACAAGCTAATCACGATGAAGTCGCGCGTTTAAACGTATTAACCCATTTAAACCTGCATTTAAGTAGCCGGGTGATACCGGGGTTACGCCAAGTGTATGACAAACATGTTCATCCTGCTTTTGTTAAAGAGCACGGGCGTGAGCCAGAAACACGACATGAAGTACGCAAAGTGATGATGGAAGATGGCTATTGCCAATTGTGGAGCGCACTTAGGCGTAACACTATGGAAATGCGTCATCAGACAGGTAGAGCAATGGTATTACGCCAAGCAGATGCTTTGTCTAAAAAAGTAGAACAGTTGAATAAAGGTTGCGATACGTTACAACTTGACTCAACAATTGAAGTACCTGTCAATATTAGTCAAGTTGATATTCACTGCCAGCCAGGTTGTTATTACCAAGAGTATTTTGACCAAGATGTCACCGTAGCTGCTAGCTATGATGTCGGTTTATTTGTTACCACAGCCGGTTTACTCGGTGGATTAAGTGACGGTGGTGGCCAAGCCATAGCTAACTGGCTTAAAAGCGAACACCCTAATTTTAAACCTAAGCGTATTTTAGATCTGGGTTGTACGGTTGGTCATAATGCAGTACCCCTTGCCCAAGCGTTTCCAGATGCAGAAGTTATTGCTATTGACGTTGCTACGCCCTGTTTACGTTATGCCCATGCTCGTGCTAAATCGCTGGGTGTTGATAACATTAGCTTTGTCCAAGCTAATGTTGAATCTTTACCGCAGTACGCAGATGAAAGCTTTGATCTTATTACTTCAGCCATGTTTTGGCATGAAGCATCACATAAAATGCTGCCAAAAGCATTAAAGACAGTACAGCGTTTACTAAAGCCTGAAGGTTTAACAATTCACTTAGAGCAACCGCAATATCACGGTAAAAGTGTTTTTGAACAGTTTATGCGTGATTGGGATACTTATTACAACAACGAACCGTATTGGGGGCCTATGCATGATCTGGATCTTGCCGAGCAACTAGATAAGGCCGGTTTTGATGGTTCAGCCATGTTTGAAATTGGTGTGGTCGCTAAAGTTGATGAGAAAATTTTTGGTAAATCTGCAGCCGGTGATTCAGGCGAAGATTTCGGCCGTGCACCAGTCTGGAATGCTTTTGGTCTCTGGAAAAAATAA
- a CDS encoding isochorismatase family protein, protein MQTSNKTAKEIYLDVKNNPARKRFGFGKKAVLVNVDPQKAYTAVGKFATAYETDPNQIDYMNQLAIECRRLGWPVVWTYVAYMDSGEDAGIWGTRTDTPDSLQNIKFNSERSEFDDRVQIDEKRDVVYCKKMPSAFFETQLQSLLTWHQADTVIITGGSTSGCIRATAVDSLSRGYRTIVPEECVADKHESYHYANLTDMALKYADVLDVSEVLDWLKQQQ, encoded by the coding sequence ATGCAAACTTCAAATAAAACCGCTAAAGAAATTTATTTAGATGTAAAAAACAATCCTGCTAGAAAACGCTTTGGTTTTGGTAAAAAAGCCGTTTTAGTCAATGTAGATCCACAAAAAGCCTATACCGCTGTGGGCAAGTTCGCTACGGCTTATGAAACCGACCCGAATCAAATTGATTATATGAACCAATTAGCGATTGAATGTCGTCGCTTAGGTTGGCCGGTAGTTTGGACTTATGTTGCTTATATGGATTCAGGCGAAGATGCTGGTATTTGGGGCACCCGTACTGACACTCCTGACTCGCTACAAAATATTAAATTTAATTCAGAGCGCTCAGAGTTTGATGATCGAGTACAAATCGACGAAAAACGTGATGTTGTTTACTGCAAAAAAATGCCCTCAGCTTTTTTTGAAACTCAATTACAATCATTACTAACCTGGCACCAAGCCGATACTGTAATTATTACCGGTGGCTCTACGTCTGGGTGTATTCGCGCTACTGCTGTGGATTCATTATCTCGTGGTTATCGCACCATAGTGCCTGAAGAATGTGTGGCTGATAAGCATGAAAGCTATCATTACGCCAACCTAACCGATATGGCATTAAAGTATGCTGACGTATTAGACGTGTCTGAAGTGCTAGATTGGCTTAAGCAACAACAATAA
- a CDS encoding c-type cytochrome, whose amino-acid sequence MKKLSLILAAVSILVTGCSEPTDSSAQVSASATAVADPAVVAKQQLLNQGKSRAISCTACHGLQGISNVAMYPSLAGRDAAELKQLLVAYRTGEKVNPLMSPQAKALSDADVDLLAKYFSVLPAK is encoded by the coding sequence ATGAAAAAATTATCTTTAATCTTAGCGGCTGTTAGCATCTTAGTGACAGGTTGCTCTGAGCCAACAGATAGCAGCGCGCAAGTTAGTGCCTCAGCAACTGCAGTAGCCGACCCCGCAGTAGTAGCAAAACAACAGTTGCTTAATCAAGGTAAAAGTCGTGCGATAAGTTGTACGGCCTGTCATGGTCTACAAGGTATTTCTAATGTTGCTATGTACCCGTCTTTAGCGGGCCGTGATGCTGCTGAATTAAAGCAATTACTAGTAGCCTATCGCACAGGTGAAAAAGTTAACCCGCTAATGTCACCGCAGGCGAAAGCCTTATCTGATGCCGATGTTGACTTATTAGCCAAGTATTTTTCTGTTTTACCGGCAAAGTAA
- the umuD gene encoding translesion error-prone DNA polymerase V autoproteolytic subunit: protein MSAIFIANAYSTQKLAIPFFSSKIQAGFPSPAQDYIERTLDLNELCIRHPNATFFVRVEGNSMIEAGIIEDDVLVVDRSIKAQHGDIVVAAVSGEFTVKQLCTKPSLQLIARNKAYPPISLTEGDELDIFGVVTNVIRQIKR, encoded by the coding sequence ATGTCAGCCATTTTTATTGCTAATGCTTATAGCACCCAAAAATTAGCCATCCCCTTTTTTAGTAGTAAAATTCAAGCCGGTTTTCCGTCTCCGGCACAAGATTATATTGAACGCACCTTAGATTTAAATGAGCTATGTATTCGCCACCCTAATGCCACTTTTTTTGTTCGAGTTGAAGGTAACTCTATGATTGAAGCCGGTATTATCGAGGATGATGTATTAGTGGTTGATCGTTCAATAAAGGCCCAACATGGCGATATTGTGGTTGCTGCGGTGAGTGGTGAATTTACCGTCAAGCAACTTTGTACTAAACCTAGCTTGCAGCTTATTGCTCGCAATAAAGCTTACCCGCCTATTAGCTTAACTGAAGGCGATGAATTGGATATTTTTGGCGTAGTGACCAATGTTATTCGGCAGATAAAGCGCTAA
- a CDS encoding DUF1838 family protein, with translation MQNSKHTKVRPLRILSLAVGLTSLMSFQLNAAPIDLNTPDGATTVSRKIQCSTVDDKPVFFSWDGKLFSRRMGEPDQHLFDVEGYSVRACATVDGGKKGKSFKLVTREILLYKDKKTGKPLKTWLNPWTNEEVDVFQVLNDPVNQPVRFNRDENGKVLPYAAKFMAKQQDDRWWLTLPVPLFYHNPLAGDYQKQVGGVYHATELFNFLGDIDSLVDEKTDTADVQVGWVRISDWLPFMMMSGREGGIYIHAAGRKIAKFDDVSDTMKTFIAAEAPKYSVPPPTNDTRPNDTSWTTYKKDVPGAPFVSPKSH, from the coding sequence ATGCAGAATAGCAAGCATACAAAAGTAAGACCGTTACGCATACTGTCATTAGCGGTTGGCTTAACGTCATTAATGAGTTTTCAGCTAAATGCAGCACCTATTGATTTAAATACCCCAGATGGTGCTACCACCGTCTCGCGAAAAATTCAGTGTTCAACTGTTGATGACAAACCGGTATTTTTTAGCTGGGATGGTAAGTTGTTTTCTCGTCGTATGGGTGAGCCAGACCAGCATTTGTTTGATGTTGAAGGTTATAGTGTCCGAGCTTGTGCTACCGTTGACGGTGGTAAAAAAGGTAAAAGCTTTAAGTTAGTGACTCGAGAAATTTTACTTTATAAAGATAAAAAAACTGGCAAGCCTCTTAAAACTTGGCTTAATCCTTGGACAAATGAAGAAGTAGACGTATTCCAAGTATTAAACGATCCTGTTAATCAACCGGTTAGATTTAACCGCGATGAAAACGGTAAAGTTTTACCTTATGCGGCTAAATTTATGGCTAAACAACAAGATGACCGCTGGTGGCTAACCTTACCGGTACCGTTGTTTTATCATAATCCGCTTGCAGGTGATTATCAGAAACAAGTCGGCGGCGTATACCATGCCACAGAGTTATTTAACTTCTTAGGCGATATCGACAGCCTAGTAGATGAAAAAACAGATACAGCTGATGTACAAGTTGGTTGGGTCAGAATTTCAGATTGGCTACCGTTTATGATGATGAGTGGTCGTGAAGGCGGTATATATATTCATGCTGCGGGTCGTAAAATTGCCAAGTTTGACGATGTGAGTGACACCATGAAAACGTTTATTGCTGCAGAAGCACCAAAGTATAGTGTGCCACCACCAACCAATGATACTAGACCAAATGATACTAGCTGGACGACTTATAAAAAGGATGTACCAGGTGCACCATTTGTATCACCAAAGAGTCATTAA
- a CDS encoding PaaI family thioesterase produces the protein MSKLASLGYTLCEDMQGFSAIAGPYYEKTELGVVTRALEITEQHLNPQGVVHGGVSLAMMDFVIYRAIGDELTHDKQFATIQLNTNFLAAVKLGDVVYGRGRIQRSTRSVIFAEGELYTETRSTMQGTGIWKVLGSK, from the coding sequence ATGAGCAAGTTAGCAAGCCTTGGCTATACACTATGTGAAGACATGCAAGGTTTTAGCGCTATAGCGGGGCCGTATTACGAAAAAACGGAGCTGGGGGTTGTAACCCGGGCGCTAGAAATAACCGAGCAGCATTTAAATCCTCAAGGTGTAGTACACGGCGGCGTATCGTTAGCTATGATGGATTTTGTGATTTATCGCGCTATAGGTGATGAACTCACGCATGATAAACAGTTTGCCACTATTCAATTAAATACTAACTTTTTAGCCGCAGTAAAACTTGGCGATGTAGTTTATGGTCGCGGTCGCATTCAGCGTAGTACTCGGTCAGTCATTTTTGCCGAAGGCGAACTTTATACCGAAACGCGCTCTACCATGCAGGGTACTGGTATTTGGAAAGTGCTAGGTTCTAAATAA
- a CDS encoding enoyl-CoA hydratase/isomerase family protein, which translates to MSTITLSVAGKIAKITINRADKRNALNKAMWQQLADFCDQLANDIKPRVVVIQAEGDKAFSAGADIAELTEMLASPELLQQNNDIVQQAQLKLQRLPCVTIAAINGACFGGGLGIALCCDFRIAASHATFAITPAKLGLLYSIEDTQRLVQTVGLATAKAMLYLGKAQTAEQAINNKLIHQVVAANELDSAVQSFIHDIVAASGSAIQGMKQTLAYLMDDPTLQQAEIRQLSKQAFDSKDFKKASQAFITKTKVEFD; encoded by the coding sequence ATGTCAACAATTACGCTGAGTGTAGCCGGCAAAATTGCCAAAATAACCATCAATAGAGCCGATAAGCGCAATGCGCTGAATAAAGCTATGTGGCAGCAATTAGCTGATTTTTGTGATCAATTAGCCAATGATATTAAGCCACGTGTTGTAGTGATCCAAGCCGAGGGCGACAAAGCTTTTAGTGCCGGTGCGGATATTGCCGAACTAACAGAAATGCTAGCGTCACCTGAGTTATTACAACAAAACAACGATATTGTGCAGCAAGCACAGTTAAAGTTGCAGCGCTTACCTTGCGTAACGATAGCGGCCATAAATGGCGCCTGTTTTGGCGGCGGCTTAGGTATAGCCTTGTGTTGTGATTTTAGAATTGCTGCTAGCCATGCCACTTTTGCCATCACGCCAGCCAAACTAGGCCTATTGTACAGTATTGAAGATACGCAGCGCTTAGTACAAACCGTTGGTTTAGCCACCGCTAAAGCCATGTTGTATTTAGGTAAAGCGCAAACTGCAGAACAAGCCATAAATAATAAACTTATTCATCAAGTGGTTGCAGCAAACGAGTTAGATTCGGCAGTACAAAGCTTTATTCATGACATAGTTGCTGCTAGTGGTAGTGCAATCCAAGGCATGAAGCAAACCTTAGCTTATTTAATGGACGATCCAACATTGCAACAAGCAGAAATACGCCAGTTATCTAAGCAAGCATTTGATTCAAAAGATTTTAAAAAAGCATCGCAGGCTTTTATTACTAAAACCAAAGTGGAGTTTGATTAA
- a CDS encoding polysaccharide deacetylase family protein, with translation MTDKVFDPNSPLHYPLRRYGMDHDLYNWSMLTDRPKVQWPNNKPLAVWVNINLEFFPLNQKGVPFKVPGGMTMPYPDLRHYSLRDYGNRVGLFRILKALDKFNITPTFAVNTELAVRTPYLVQLLKSRGNEVLCHGWNMDSLHHGKMDRADESELISRSVNQLRDLTGQAVTGWLSPARNQSQNTLALLAENGISYCADWVNDDMPYRFKQENLWAMPLSTELEDFYILGNNLHSEASYVEQINDACDFLLQEAATQGGRMLTLNIHPWLLGQPHRIQYFEQILSRLSQQPIWSASASDILHAFSEQQTVAKS, from the coding sequence ATGACAGATAAAGTGTTCGACCCCAATAGCCCCTTACACTATCCATTGCGCCGGTATGGCATGGACCACGATTTATACAACTGGTCAATGCTAACGGATAGGCCAAAAGTGCAATGGCCTAACAATAAACCCTTAGCGGTTTGGGTGAATATTAATTTAGAGTTTTTCCCGCTAAATCAAAAAGGTGTGCCATTTAAAGTTCCCGGTGGTATGACTATGCCCTACCCCGATTTACGCCATTATAGTCTGCGTGATTATGGTAATCGGGTTGGCTTATTTAGAATATTAAAAGCATTAGATAAGTTTAATATCACACCGACATTTGCGGTTAATACAGAACTCGCAGTGCGTACACCATACTTAGTGCAGTTACTAAAATCGCGTGGTAACGAAGTGTTATGTCATGGCTGGAACATGGATAGCCTGCATCACGGCAAAATGGACCGAGCCGACGAGTCTGAACTGATTTCTCGTTCGGTTAATCAATTAAGAGACTTAACCGGCCAAGCCGTAACCGGTTGGCTCAGCCCAGCAAGAAACCAAAGTCAAAACACCCTAGCGTTATTGGCTGAAAATGGCATTAGTTACTGTGCTGACTGGGTAAATGACGATATGCCCTACCGTTTTAAACAAGAGAATTTATGGGCTATGCCGCTTTCAACCGAATTAGAAGACTTTTATATACTGGGTAATAACCTACATAGTGAAGCGTCTTACGTTGAGCAAATAAACGATGCATGCGATTTTTTACTGCAAGAAGCCGCTACACAAGGTGGCCGAATGCTAACCTTAAATATTCATCCTTGGCTGCTGGGTCAACCTCATCGTATTCAGTACTTTGAACAAATATTATCGCGCTTAAGCCAGCAGCCCATTTGGAGCGCTTCGGCTAGCGATATCTTACACGCTTTTTCTGAGCAGCAGACTGTGGCGAAAAGTTAG
- a CDS encoding glycosyltransferase family 9 protein: MVQYSSKLGLNAITPPESICILRLSAIGDVCHAVAAVQAIQRYYPAAQITWILGKVEAMLLKDLPGVEFIIFDKKCGLKAYRNLQHSLQGRQFDVLLHMQVALRANIASLVIKAKRKIGFDKARAKELHGLFMRESIEAQSKAHVLEGFAAFARKIGVPFLQNAADKPQWQMPIAEADIAWAETTLQSEQALQLNRDRIKRDKSHADNHRGFLVICPAASKAERNWLAERYAAVADYATKLGFQVVLCGGPTAMEQQLRDDIVGYAQASVVDLVGKTNLKQLLAILKTAAVVIAPDTGPAHMAVTVGTPVIGLYAHSNPARTGPYLYQHYVVEVYHQALLQQTGKTAAEQKFGKRVKGEHLMANIQIAQVTTMLDTVIKQQGL, encoded by the coding sequence ATGGTGCAATATTCCTCAAAACTTGGTTTGAATGCCATCACGCCTCCAGAGTCTATTTGCATTTTACGCTTATCGGCTATTGGTGATGTGTGCCATGCGGTGGCAGCAGTGCAAGCGATACAGCGCTATTATCCTGCCGCGCAGATCACGTGGATCTTGGGTAAAGTTGAGGCCATGTTACTCAAGGATTTACCGGGCGTAGAGTTTATAATTTTTGATAAAAAATGTGGCTTAAAGGCGTATCGTAATTTACAGCACAGCTTACAAGGCCGACAGTTTGATGTCTTATTGCATATGCAAGTAGCGCTGCGGGCCAATATAGCCTCGTTAGTGATTAAAGCTAAACGCAAAATAGGTTTTGATAAAGCTCGGGCTAAAGAGCTGCATGGTTTATTTATGCGCGAAAGTATCGAGGCGCAAAGTAAGGCCCATGTATTAGAAGGCTTCGCCGCTTTTGCCCGTAAAATTGGCGTGCCATTTTTGCAAAATGCCGCTGATAAACCACAATGGCAAATGCCCATAGCTGAGGCGGATATTGCTTGGGCCGAGACAACACTGCAATCTGAACAAGCGTTACAGTTAAATCGAGATAGAATAAAGCGAGATAAAAGTCACGCTGACAACCATCGCGGTTTTTTAGTGATTTGCCCTGCAGCATCTAAAGCCGAGCGCAACTGGTTAGCCGAGCGTTATGCCGCGGTGGCTGACTATGCCACTAAGCTTGGCTTTCAAGTGGTGCTTTGTGGCGGGCCAACAGCGATGGAGCAACAATTACGTGATGACATTGTTGGTTATGCCCAAGCGAGTGTTGTTGATTTAGTGGGTAAAACCAATTTAAAGCAGTTGTTAGCTATACTAAAAACAGCTGCGGTTGTCATTGCGCCAGATACCGGACCCGCCCATATGGCGGTAACAGTAGGCACGCCGGTAATAGGCTTATATGCTCATAGTAATCCGGCGCGAACCGGGCCGTATTTATATCAACATTATGTAGTAGAGGTTTATCATCAAGCTTTATTGCAACAAACCGGCAAAACAGCGGCTGAACAAAAGTTTGGCAAGCGGGTTAAGGGCGAGCATTTAATGGCTAATATTCAAATCGCACAAGTAACAACCATGCTGGATACGGTTATTAAACAACAAGGATTGTAA
- the gmhB gene encoding D-glycero-beta-D-manno-heptose 1,7-bisphosphate 7-phosphatase, whose protein sequence is MTEPNVKLAIATQASVDDEIASGLHKAAFIDRDGVINIDHGYLYLPEHFDFIDGVFAACRHLQALGYLLIIVTNQSGIARGYYSEHQFALLTSWMKQQFADEGIKIDAVYYCPHHAEKGLAPYNIDCECRKPKAGMLQQAIRDYAINPQQSLMLGDKSSDMQAASAARIGRKILVLSGQELTPEQQQTADEIWPSLAAAIIQVKE, encoded by the coding sequence ATGACAGAGCCTAATGTAAAATTAGCAATAGCAACACAAGCTAGTGTAGATGATGAAATAGCCAGTGGGCTGCATAAAGCCGCCTTCATTGATCGTGATGGGGTGATTAATATAGATCATGGCTATTTATATCTACCAGAGCATTTTGATTTTATTGATGGTGTCTTTGCTGCTTGTCGGCATCTGCAGGCTTTAGGCTATTTACTGATTATTGTTACTAATCAATCAGGCATTGCGCGCGGTTATTATTCCGAACACCAGTTTGCCTTATTAACTAGCTGGATGAAGCAACAGTTTGCCGATGAGGGCATCAAAATAGATGCCGTCTATTACTGTCCACATCATGCTGAAAAAGGCCTAGCCCCGTATAATATTGATTGCGAATGTCGCAAGCCTAAAGCGGGTATGTTGCAACAAGCCATACGTGACTACGCTATCAATCCTCAACAAAGCCTAATGCTGGGTGATAAAAGCTCTGATATGCAAGCGGCGTCTGCGGCTCGCATTGGCCGTAAAATTTTAGTGTTATCTGGCCAAGAATTAACCCCAGAGCAGCAACAAACTGCGGATGAGATTTGGCCATCGCTTGCCGCAGCAATAATTCAAGTAAAAGAGTAA
- a CDS encoding DUF3108 domain-containing protein produces the protein MKHRTIQGTILYTSKKPERMDQERGREFFSITTQSDDVKVLHAHCEIDDAPNVVRDVILAMNPDASPIDCSVRISVGDKYEGSGWMRFTPNYVECESHNQRDGRITQKVDISTPVKWLQAHPIVGDALLMRMYDLSQGPGKTFFPDLFLTSPDHRGATGPLLFKTGFGIRYVGEETITVKAGTFKARHFQVVDTAGNLPEEHPPYNLWCTADDDYLFLKAGVEGYMQTFYELVEYKITERGQS, from the coding sequence ATGAAACATAGAACTATCCAAGGCACCATACTTTATACCAGTAAAAAACCTGAACGTATGGATCAAGAACGGGGTCGAGAGTTCTTTAGTATTACTACCCAGTCTGATGACGTAAAAGTATTACATGCTCATTGTGAAATTGATGACGCACCTAATGTGGTGCGTGACGTTATTCTAGCCATGAACCCAGATGCCAGCCCAATAGATTGTAGTGTGCGCATTAGCGTTGGTGATAAATATGAAGGCTCGGGCTGGATGCGTTTCACGCCAAATTATGTTGAGTGTGAAAGTCATAATCAGCGCGATGGTCGTATTACGCAAAAAGTAGATATTTCGACGCCAGTAAAATGGTTGCAAGCACACCCTATCGTGGGTGACGCATTATTAATGCGCATGTACGATTTAAGCCAAGGTCCGGGTAAAACCTTCTTCCCCGATCTATTCTTAACTTCTCCTGATCACCGTGGCGCGACTGGACCATTACTGTTTAAAACCGGTTTTGGCATTCGGTATGTTGGTGAAGAAACTATTACGGTAAAAGCGGGTACTTTTAAAGCTCGGCATTTTCAGGTGGTGGATACGGCCGGTAATTTACCTGAAGAGCATCCTCCTTATAATCTGTGGTGTACCGCTGATGATGATTACTTGTTTTTAAAGGCGGGCGTAGAAGGTTATATGCAAACTTTTTATGAGCTAGTTGAATATAAAATTACCGAGAGAGGACAGTCATGA
- a CDS encoding polysaccharide deacetylase family protein has protein sequence MKADPGFYDYWPYQDRPKIRWPDGKKLAFWVAPNIEFYELNPPENPHRKAWPQPYPAIQGYGIRDYGNRVGHQRQMALLDKYGIRGSISLSTALCDHHPEIIQMCKERNWEFFSHGIYNTRYTYGLSEQQEREMIRDSMETIYRHTGQHCAGYLAPALSHSELTLDLFAEVGTELFGNNAGFYTCDLFHDDQPTPIKLRSDKRFVSIPYSLEMNDTIAYVVNKVEPRRYGQMLKDNFDRLYQEGEESGTIMCIPTHNYQVACPHRMKAFEEALDYITSHPDVWVTTGREIADYYHEHYYDAALADISAKLGANK, from the coding sequence ATGAAAGCAGATCCAGGCTTTTATGATTACTGGCCCTATCAAGATAGGCCGAAAATCCGTTGGCCCGATGGCAAAAAACTGGCTTTTTGGGTTGCACCCAATATCGAGTTTTATGAGTTGAATCCGCCAGAAAACCCGCATAGAAAAGCCTGGCCTCAGCCTTACCCTGCGATACAAGGTTATGGTATTCGCGATTATGGTAACCGTGTCGGCCACCAGCGCCAAATGGCATTACTCGATAAATATGGTATCCGTGGTTCGATAAGTTTATCCACCGCTTTATGTGATCACCATCCAGAAATTATTCAGATGTGTAAAGAGCGTAACTGGGAGTTTTTCAGTCATGGTATTTATAACACCCGTTATACTTATGGTTTATCTGAGCAACAAGAACGCGAAATGATCCGCGATTCTATGGAAACCATTTATCGTCACACTGGCCAACATTGCGCCGGTTATCTTGCGCCAGCACTGTCGCATTCAGAATTAACCTTAGATTTATTTGCCGAAGTTGGCACCGAACTGTTTGGTAATAACGCTGGGTTTTATACCTGCGATTTATTTCATGATGACCAACCTACTCCTATTAAGCTGCGCAGTGATAAGCGTTTTGTGTCTATACCTTACTCCCTAGAAATGAACGACACCATCGCTTATGTAGTAAACAAAGTAGAGCCGCGTCGCTATGGTCAAATGTTAAAAGATAATTTTGATCGTTTATATCAAGAGGGCGAAGAGTCCGGCACCATCATGTGTATACCCACCCATAACTATCAAGTTGCCTGCCCACACAGAATGAAGGCATTTGAGGAAGCGTTGGATTATATCACTAGTCATCCTGATGTTTGGGTGACAACAGGACGTGAAATTGCTGATTATTATCACGAACATTATTACGATGCTGCCTTGGCCGATATCAGCGCTAAGTTAGGAGCCAATAAATGA
- the umuC gene encoding translesion error-prone DNA polymerase V subunit UmuC: MPSTIFALVDCNNFYASCEKLFRPDLANTPVVVLSNNDGCIVARSKEAKQLGIKMGVPLFKVQKEMRQHGIVAFSSNYALYADISQRVMSTLESLTPAVEVYSIDEAFVDLTGIEPLQNLNDFGLMLRDKVQNWVGITVCVGIAPSKTLAKLANYAAKKWQKTAGVVDLTDPIRQRKLLALVPVNEVWGIGRKLSKRLELLGITTALQLADADAKYIRQHFSVVVERTVRELNGESCIELEQVIPTKQQIISSRSFGQRITCKEQMQQAISEYVSLACKKLRQQKQEAKYLTVFIRTSAFNQQHDLFSNSKSIALDTPSSDTRVFLAKAKQLLDMLWVNNFSYAKAGVMLTDFYNPGQHQLNLFTAPADKQQANHKLMQLIDNLNAKQDKTIWFASQGVKQAWSMKREHLSPAYTTNWRDLPIVK, from the coding sequence ATGCCAAGCACCATTTTTGCCTTAGTCGATTGTAATAACTTCTATGCCAGTTGTGAAAAGCTATTTCGACCCGACTTAGCCAATACCCCAGTAGTCGTACTATCAAATAACGACGGCTGTATTGTTGCACGTTCCAAAGAAGCCAAGCAACTAGGTATTAAAATGGGTGTGCCGTTATTTAAAGTACAAAAAGAGATGCGCCAGCATGGCATAGTCGCGTTTTCATCTAACTATGCCCTGTATGCTGATATTTCGCAGCGGGTAATGAGCACCTTAGAAAGCTTAACCCCAGCGGTTGAAGTGTATTCCATTGATGAAGCTTTTGTCGATTTAACCGGTATTGAGCCACTGCAAAACTTGAATGATTTTGGCCTGATGCTGCGTGATAAAGTACAAAATTGGGTGGGTATTACGGTTTGTGTCGGCATAGCGCCAAGCAAAACCTTAGCTAAACTGGCCAATTATGCGGCAAAGAAATGGCAAAAAACTGCAGGAGTGGTGGATTTAACCGATCCCATACGCCAACGTAAACTACTCGCGTTAGTACCGGTAAATGAAGTCTGGGGTATAGGCCGTAAACTGAGTAAACGCTTAGAGCTATTAGGCATAACCACTGCGCTACAACTTGCCGATGCAGATGCTAAGTATATTCGTCAGCATTTTTCTGTCGTCGTCGAGCGCACAGTACGCGAGCTTAATGGCGAGTCTTGCATAGAGTTAGAGCAGGTAATACCGACCAAACAACAAATTATTAGTAGTCGCTCTTTTGGCCAGCGTATTACTTGTAAAGAACAAATGCAGCAAGCGATCAGCGAATACGTCAGCCTAGCCTGTAAAAAATTGCGCCAGCAAAAGCAAGAGGCAAAATACTTAACGGTGTTTATTCGCACTAGCGCTTTTAACCAACAACATGACCTATTTAGTAATAGTAAAAGTATCGCCCTAGACACCCCTAGCAGCGACACCCGAGTGTTTTTAGCTAAAGCTAAGCAACTATTAGATATGTTGTGGGTTAATAATTTTAGCTATGCCAAGGCTGGTGTCATGCTGACAGATTTTTATAATCCCGGCCAACACCAACTTAACCTGTTTACAGCACCAGCGGATAAGCAACAAGCCAACCATAAACTGATGCAGCTAATAGACAACTTAAATGCTAAACAAGATAAAACCATTTGGTTTGCTAGCCAAGGCGTGAAACAAGCGTGGAGTATGAAGCGTGAACACCTATCGCCCGCTTACACCACTAATTGGCGTGATTTACCCATCGTAAAATAA